A section of the Mycolicibacterium anyangense genome encodes:
- a CDS encoding aminotransferase class I/II-fold pyridoxal phosphate-dependent enzyme, translated as MVDISRAYNSVGQLRADAWCRLEEAADRLTRTTTTGALKDKYVGICRDLLADLTPLEPYWAFPGSPQFARVQRLFTGGSYDKFASVVTHINRALTTESYRSGHEHSADGQDLFPTDPRQLESQPANRREQPYFEVLVVEKMTEAQERALRKEVRSWRRPDDEFIYELVVVGSGDEALIAARLNVNLQAVVIRRRFSHQSTRDLSTLAEFVDTELTDDLADHQSPDDRAQILATSLGELRPELDLYLMTEIEVEDIAGRLGQHFRRVFHAREGMLELHLSILHGVASRYRTPFFSALKQYSHRPTGVFHALPISQGKSIVTSHWIKDMVGFYGLDVFMAETSATCGGLDSLLDPTGPLREAQELASQTYGSRRSYFVTNGTSTANKVVTQALVAPGDIVLLDRNCHQSHHYGMMLAGAQVVYLEAYPLPEYSMYGAVPLREIKSKLLALRAAGKLDRVKMISLTNCTFDGIVYDVTRVMEECLAIKPDLVFLWDEAWFAFARFHPVYRTRTAMAAAKALRTKLLDPSYITHYESTLEAQATMSDDELLDTRLSPDPARARVRVYATQSTHKTLTALRQGSMIHVFDQDFEQKAAESFHEAYMAHTSTSPNYQILASLDLGRRQVALEGVELVARQIENAMQLRDAIDNHPLLRRYFSCLRTSDLIPEEFRPSRISQPLRSGLRNMMSAWEADEFVLDPSRITLSIGHTGYDGDQFKRAQLMDRHGVQINKTSRNTVLFMTNIGTTRSSVAFLVEVLVKIATELDERVSEMSLSERGWFERRVHRLTRQSIPLPNFSGFHTAFRDGDATPEGDVRSAFYLSYNDANCEYLSDAEIDQRLAAGRQVVSATFVTPYPPGFPVLVPGQLFSPQILAFIRDLDTPEVHGYRPDYGYRVYTEKAMEIQSGAAVHDSNGHHMLVESGSD; from the coding sequence ATGGTGGATATCTCGCGCGCATACAACAGTGTCGGGCAGTTGCGGGCAGATGCCTGGTGCCGGCTGGAGGAGGCCGCCGACCGGCTCACCCGAACCACGACCACCGGGGCGCTGAAGGACAAGTACGTCGGCATCTGCCGCGACCTGCTGGCCGACTTGACTCCCCTGGAGCCTTACTGGGCGTTCCCCGGCTCGCCACAGTTCGCCCGGGTGCAGCGGCTGTTCACCGGCGGCAGCTACGACAAGTTCGCGAGCGTCGTCACCCATATCAACCGGGCCCTGACCACCGAGTCCTACCGGTCAGGGCACGAGCACAGCGCCGACGGCCAGGACCTGTTTCCCACTGATCCGCGCCAGCTGGAAAGTCAGCCGGCGAATCGCCGGGAACAGCCGTACTTCGAAGTGCTGGTCGTGGAGAAGATGACCGAGGCACAGGAACGCGCGCTGCGCAAGGAAGTTCGCAGCTGGCGACGTCCCGACGACGAGTTCATCTACGAGTTGGTGGTCGTGGGCAGCGGCGACGAAGCGCTGATCGCCGCGCGCCTGAACGTCAACCTGCAGGCGGTTGTGATCCGGCGGCGATTTTCCCATCAGTCCACCCGGGACCTGTCCACCCTGGCCGAGTTCGTCGACACCGAACTCACCGACGACCTCGCCGATCACCAGTCCCCCGACGACCGCGCCCAGATCCTGGCCACCTCGCTGGGCGAACTGCGGCCCGAACTCGACCTCTATCTGATGACCGAGATCGAGGTCGAGGACATCGCCGGTCGCCTTGGCCAGCACTTCCGGCGGGTGTTCCACGCCAGGGAAGGCATGCTCGAGCTACACCTGTCAATCCTGCATGGGGTCGCGTCCCGCTACCGCACACCATTCTTCAGCGCGCTCAAGCAATACAGCCACCGGCCGACCGGGGTGTTCCATGCCCTGCCGATCTCACAGGGCAAGTCGATCGTCACCTCGCACTGGATCAAAGACATGGTGGGCTTCTACGGCCTCGACGTCTTCATGGCGGAGACGTCGGCTACCTGCGGTGGCCTGGATTCGCTGCTCGACCCCACCGGCCCGCTGCGTGAGGCGCAAGAACTGGCCTCGCAGACCTACGGATCACGTCGTAGCTACTTCGTCACCAACGGAACGTCGACCGCCAACAAGGTGGTCACCCAGGCGCTGGTCGCCCCGGGCGACATCGTCCTGCTCGACCGCAACTGCCATCAGTCGCACCACTACGGGATGATGCTGGCCGGCGCGCAGGTGGTCTACCTCGAGGCCTACCCGCTGCCCGAGTACTCGATGTACGGTGCGGTGCCGCTGCGCGAGATCAAGTCCAAACTGCTGGCGTTGCGAGCGGCGGGCAAGCTCGACCGCGTCAAGATGATCTCGCTGACGAACTGTACGTTCGACGGCATCGTCTATGACGTCACCCGGGTCATGGAGGAGTGTCTGGCGATCAAGCCCGACCTCGTGTTCCTGTGGGACGAAGCGTGGTTCGCGTTCGCGCGGTTCCACCCGGTTTATCGCACGCGCACTGCGATGGCGGCGGCCAAGGCACTGCGGACCAAGCTGCTCGATCCGTCCTACATCACCCATTACGAATCGACGCTCGAAGCCCAGGCGACCATGTCGGACGACGAGTTGCTCGATACGCGGTTGAGCCCCGATCCGGCCCGGGCGCGGGTCCGGGTGTACGCCACTCAGTCGACCCACAAGACGTTGACCGCGCTGCGGCAGGGCTCGATGATCCACGTCTTCGATCAGGACTTCGAGCAGAAGGCCGCCGAGTCGTTCCACGAGGCGTACATGGCTCACACGTCGACGTCGCCGAACTACCAGATCCTGGCGTCACTGGATTTGGGCCGCCGCCAGGTGGCACTCGAAGGGGTCGAGCTGGTGGCCCGCCAGATCGAGAACGCGATGCAGCTGCGCGACGCGATCGACAATCATCCGCTGCTGCGCAGGTACTTCTCGTGCCTGCGCACCTCGGATCTGATCCCCGAGGAATTCCGGCCGTCGCGGATCTCGCAACCGCTGCGTTCGGGACTGCGCAACATGATGTCGGCCTGGGAGGCCGACGAGTTCGTGCTCGATCCGTCGCGAATCACGTTGTCCATCGGCCACACCGGGTACGACGGCGATCAGTTCAAACGTGCGCAATTGATGGACCGGCACGGCGTGCAGATCAACAAGACGTCGCGCAACACCGTGCTGTTCATGACCAATATCGGTACGACGCGCAGCTCGGTGGCGTTCCTGGTCGAGGTGCTGGTGAAGATCGCCACCGAGCTCGACGAGCGGGTCTCCGAGATGAGCCTCAGCGAGCGGGGCTGGTTCGAACGCCGGGTGCACCGGCTGACACGGCAGTCGATCCCGCTGCCGAACTTCAGCGGCTTCCACACCGCGTTCCGCGACGGTGACGCCACCCCCGAAGGTGATGTGCGGTCGGCCTTCTATCTGTCCTACAACGACGCCAACTGTGAGTACCTGTCCGACGCCGAGATCGACCAACGGCTGGCCGCGGGCCGGCAGGTGGTGTCGGCGACGTTTGTCACGCCCTACCCGCCGGGGTTCCCGGTGCTGGTTCCCGGCCAGTTGTTCAGCCCGCAGATCCTGGCTTTCATCCGCGATCTCGACACCCCTGAGGTGCACGGGTACCGGCCCGACTACGGCTACCGGGTGTACACCGAGAAGGCCATGGAGATCCAGTCGGGCGCGGCGGTCCACGACTCCAACGGCCACCACATGCTGGTGGAGTCGGGCTCGGACTAG
- a CDS encoding phospholipase C, with translation MWQLTSRVTAVIAASVLALTASSCADKPTMVGTASTTTPIHHLVVIFGENISFDHYFGTYPKATNTDGQRFSARPGTPAVDGLTPDLLTHNPNSHQPLRLRGPDQIVTCDQDHDYTPEQLAFNHGAMDKFVEHTEIADCKPPIYSAPGMVMDYYDGNTVTALWNYAQHFAMSDNSYNSTFGPSTPGHINLVSGQTHGVTKQFMPGGKAFPADQVIEDTLIGDSQPFGDDCSSRDQVQLSSTNKNIGDLLNAKNITWGYFQGGFRPTSTKPDGTAVCGAQHNVGVAVGGTGTSGAKPFGTKGDYIPHHEPFQYYPSTANPHHLPPESADGIGHTDRANHQYDLADFWTAADAGHLPAVSFLKAPGYQDGHAQYSDPLDEQQFIVETLNRLQRLPDWKDTAIVLAYDDSDGWYDHKASPVVSASESKADALTGPGSCTAPTAGPIVYQGRCGYGPRLPLLVISPYAKANFVDHNVTDQTSILRFIEDNWSTGRIGDDSLDARAGTLTAMFDFTGRLQAPLFLDPHNGAG, from the coding sequence ATGTGGCAGCTCACTTCCCGCGTGACCGCGGTCATCGCGGCGTCGGTCTTGGCCCTGACCGCCTCGTCCTGCGCTGACAAGCCGACCATGGTGGGCACGGCGAGCACCACCACCCCGATCCACCACCTGGTGGTGATCTTCGGCGAGAACATCTCCTTCGACCATTACTTCGGCACCTACCCGAAGGCCACGAACACCGACGGCCAGCGGTTCAGCGCCCGGCCGGGCACCCCGGCCGTCGACGGACTGACTCCGGACTTGCTGACCCACAATCCGAACAGCCACCAACCGCTGCGGCTGCGTGGCCCGGACCAGATCGTCACCTGCGATCAGGACCACGACTACACCCCTGAACAACTGGCCTTCAACCACGGCGCGATGGACAAGTTCGTCGAGCACACCGAGATCGCCGATTGCAAGCCACCGATCTACTCGGCGCCGGGCATGGTGATGGACTACTACGACGGCAACACCGTGACCGCGCTGTGGAACTACGCCCAGCACTTCGCGATGAGCGACAACTCCTACAACAGCACGTTCGGCCCGTCGACACCGGGCCACATCAACCTGGTGTCGGGCCAAACACACGGTGTCACAAAGCAATTCATGCCGGGCGGCAAGGCGTTCCCTGCCGACCAGGTGATCGAGGACACCCTCATCGGTGATTCACAGCCCTTCGGCGACGACTGCTCCAGCCGCGACCAGGTCCAGCTGAGCAGCACCAACAAGAACATCGGCGACCTACTCAACGCCAAGAACATCACCTGGGGTTACTTCCAGGGCGGCTTCCGGCCGACGTCGACCAAACCGGACGGCACCGCGGTGTGCGGCGCCCAGCACAATGTCGGGGTGGCGGTCGGCGGCACCGGCACGTCCGGCGCGAAACCCTTTGGCACCAAGGGTGATTACATCCCGCATCACGAGCCGTTCCAGTACTACCCGTCGACCGCCAACCCGCACCACCTGCCGCCGGAGTCGGCCGACGGTATCGGGCACACCGACCGGGCCAACCACCAGTACGACCTGGCGGATTTCTGGACCGCGGCCGACGCCGGCCATTTGCCGGCGGTCAGCTTCCTGAAGGCTCCGGGCTACCAGGACGGTCACGCGCAGTACTCCGACCCGCTGGATGAGCAGCAGTTCATCGTCGAGACACTCAACCGTCTGCAGCGCCTTCCGGACTGGAAGGACACCGCGATCGTGCTGGCCTACGACGACTCCGACGGCTGGTATGACCACAAGGCCTCCCCGGTGGTGTCGGCGTCGGAAAGCAAAGCCGACGCGCTGACCGGGCCCGGTTCCTGCACCGCCCCGACCGCGGGCCCGATCGTCTACCAGGGGCGCTGCGGCTACGGCCCGCGCCTGCCGCTGCTGGTGATCTCGCCGTATGCCAAGGCGAACTTCGTCGACCACAACGTCACCGATCAGACGTCGATCCTGCGGTTCATCGAGGACAACTGGTCGACAGGCCGGATCGGTGACGACTCGCTGGATGCCCGAGCCGGGACGCTGACGGCCATGTTCGACTTCACCGGGCGACTGCAGGCGCCGCTGTTCCTCGACCCGCACAACGGGGCGGGGTAG
- a CDS encoding alpha/beta hydrolase, whose translation MSSPIEQVAAQCARAYHTGSLLLRGSPAAAGWLLGWVAAEFAPHVVTGHALSAVPSPLEKAAAALAVQRADTVLDAALQQTFGDVYADRVHHPLEPYTARRPSLPVVLDAMRHRGRYAQKTTNISYGPGGRNHLLDVWRRPDLPDGHRAPVLIHVPGGGWSINDKRGQGYPLMTRMTELGWICVSINYSRSPRNAWPAHIVDVKRAIAWVRAHIADYGGDPDFIAITGGSAGGHLCSLAALTADDTRLQPGFEDADTSVQAAAPYYGVYDLTTVENMHGLMMPLLEHVVMQQRLADDPQLFRDASPIFRVHRDAPPFFVLHGQNDAVVPSAQARAFCTSLRAAGAGSVSYAELPNAHHAFDTIATLRCQLASEAVAAFLGIVYGRHVNARRRSRRLAASSAS comes from the coding sequence ATGAGCAGTCCGATCGAGCAGGTAGCCGCGCAGTGCGCGCGGGCCTACCACACTGGATCGCTGCTGCTTCGCGGCTCACCCGCGGCGGCAGGCTGGCTGCTCGGCTGGGTCGCCGCCGAGTTCGCCCCGCACGTCGTCACCGGTCACGCCCTCTCGGCAGTCCCCTCACCACTGGAAAAGGCGGCTGCGGCGCTGGCGGTCCAGCGTGCCGACACTGTCCTGGATGCCGCCCTGCAGCAGACCTTCGGCGACGTCTACGCCGACAGGGTGCACCACCCCCTGGAGCCGTACACCGCGCGCCGCCCTAGCCTTCCCGTGGTCCTCGACGCCATGCGTCACCGGGGCCGCTACGCCCAGAAGACCACCAACATCTCCTACGGCCCGGGCGGGCGCAACCATCTTCTGGACGTCTGGCGCCGTCCCGACCTTCCCGACGGCCACCGGGCTCCGGTCCTCATCCACGTCCCGGGCGGGGGATGGTCCATCAACGACAAGCGCGGCCAGGGCTACCCGTTGATGACCCGGATGACCGAACTCGGCTGGATCTGCGTGTCCATCAACTACAGCCGAAGCCCCCGCAACGCCTGGCCCGCACACATCGTCGACGTCAAGCGGGCCATCGCCTGGGTGCGGGCCCACATCGCCGACTACGGCGGAGACCCCGACTTCATCGCCATCACCGGCGGATCAGCCGGCGGCCACCTGTGCTCGCTGGCGGCCCTGACCGCCGACGATACCCGGCTGCAGCCCGGCTTCGAGGACGCCGACACCAGCGTCCAGGCCGCCGCGCCGTACTACGGCGTCTATGACCTGACCACCGTCGAGAACATGCACGGCCTGATGATGCCGCTGCTCGAACATGTCGTCATGCAGCAGCGGCTGGCCGACGACCCGCAGCTCTTCCGCGACGCCTCACCGATATTCCGCGTCCATCGCGACGCGCCGCCGTTCTTCGTGCTGCACGGCCAGAACGACGCCGTCGTCCCCAGCGCACAGGCCCGGGCCTTCTGCACGTCGCTGCGCGCGGCCGGTGCCGGTTCGGTGTCCTACGCCGAGCTGCCCAACGCCCACCACGCCTTCGACACCATCGCCACGCTGCGCTGCCAGCTCGCGTCCGAAGCGGTAGCCGCCTTCCTCGGCATCGTCTACGGCCGACATGTCAACGCCCGCAGGCGTTCTCGACGGCTCGCGGCCAGCTCGGCGAGCTGA
- a CDS encoding type II toxin-antitoxin system Phd/YefM family antitoxin, whose amino-acid sequence MTEVSSLAETKARLSELVARVGEQHERVTVTVHGRPAAVLIAVDDLESLEETIAVLSDSAALRALSEADAELARGEGETEGDLAAAMQARRAGK is encoded by the coding sequence ATGACGGAAGTCAGCTCGCTCGCAGAGACCAAGGCCCGCCTGTCGGAGTTGGTGGCCCGTGTCGGCGAGCAACACGAACGGGTCACCGTCACGGTCCACGGGCGTCCCGCGGCAGTCCTTATCGCTGTCGACGATCTGGAGTCGCTCGAAGAGACCATTGCGGTCCTATCCGACTCTGCCGCGCTGCGCGCATTGAGCGAGGCCGACGCCGAACTAGCCCGAGGCGAAGGAGAAACTGAGGGCGATCTCGCCGCAGCGATGCAGGCCCGTCGAGCCGGGAAGTGA
- a CDS encoding type II toxin-antitoxin system RelE family toxin, whose translation MTDQRYELIVAPTARKQLAETLTGAVAFAAYEFITGPLLDNPHRVGKRLRPPLEDRHSARRGTYRVIYRIDDEQRRVTVVGVFSRADAYRNP comes from the coding sequence GTGACCGATCAGCGCTACGAATTGATCGTCGCCCCGACCGCCAGGAAACAACTGGCCGAAACCCTGACCGGTGCAGTGGCCTTCGCAGCATATGAGTTCATCACTGGACCGCTGCTCGACAACCCACATCGAGTCGGCAAGCGATTGCGACCGCCGCTCGAAGATCGTCACAGTGCCCGCCGCGGAACGTATCGCGTGATCTATCGGATTGACGACGAGCAGCGGCGCGTGACGGTCGTGGGCGTGTTCAGCCGGGCAGACGCCTACCGAAACCCCTGA
- a CDS encoding cadmium resistance transporter: MHAATAVQAAVMFVATNIDDLVVLGVFFGRARGNRAATARVVIGQYLGFIAILAISVLGALGAQLLPDTAVAYFGLLPLLLGIKAAWNVWRHRGEDDDDWDADARPGVGIATVAAVTIANGGDNIGVYVPVFAAAGPAGMPAYVIVMLIGVGLWCALSQRIATHPAVARVLERWEHILLPVVLIGIGLAVLIEGGAFGL, translated from the coding sequence GTGCACGCGGCAACGGCGGTCCAAGCGGCGGTGATGTTCGTCGCCACCAACATCGACGACCTCGTCGTTCTCGGCGTGTTCTTCGGCCGGGCCAGGGGCAACCGAGCTGCGACCGCCCGCGTGGTCATCGGGCAGTACCTCGGGTTCATCGCGATCCTGGCCATCTCTGTACTCGGCGCCCTGGGCGCCCAACTCCTGCCGGATACCGCGGTCGCCTACTTCGGCCTGCTGCCGCTGCTGCTGGGCATCAAGGCCGCCTGGAACGTCTGGCGGCACCGCGGCGAAGACGATGACGACTGGGACGCCGATGCCCGACCCGGCGTCGGCATCGCCACGGTGGCCGCCGTGACGATCGCCAACGGCGGCGACAACATCGGCGTCTACGTTCCCGTCTTCGCCGCCGCCGGGCCAGCCGGCATGCCGGCCTACGTGATCGTGATGCTGATCGGGGTCGGGCTGTGGTGCGCCCTGAGTCAGCGCATCGCCACCCACCCAGCAGTCGCCAGGGTTCTCGAACGCTGGGAGCACATCCTGCTGCCCGTCGTTCTCATCGGCATCGGCCTGGCCGTGCTCATCGAGGGCGGGGCGTTCGGACTCTAA
- the nicT gene encoding Nickel transporter NicT, giving the protein MPKARFVAAWTRRDWLEVGVLIAVIAALHIIGFATLLMFVAPNHYQVGAEVFGVGLGVTAYTFGLRHAFDADHIAAIDNTTRKLMADGSKPKSVGFWFAMGHSAMVLVMAVLVIAGTKAVSTLLDDDSPVRRGLGLAGTLASGGFLYLIAAINIVALIGIWRVFVALRNGEFDERELEGALDNRGLLARILRPIMKRIKRPIGMFPVGLLFGLGFDTATEVALLALAGSGAAAGLPWYAVLVLPVLFAAGMSVMDTADGLFMTVAYDWAFANPIRKIYYNFTITSLSIAVALLIGTIELVSVLHDDLDLTDPVTTWISSISLNNAGFVIVGLFAVTWLCAVTYWKLARVEKRWST; this is encoded by the coding sequence ATGCCGAAAGCACGGTTCGTCGCCGCCTGGACCAGACGGGACTGGTTGGAGGTCGGTGTTCTCATTGCGGTGATCGCCGCACTGCACATCATCGGCTTCGCCACATTGCTCATGTTCGTCGCGCCCAACCACTACCAGGTGGGGGCGGAGGTCTTCGGCGTCGGGCTGGGCGTGACGGCGTACACCTTTGGACTGCGGCACGCCTTCGATGCCGACCACATCGCCGCCATCGACAACACCACCCGCAAGCTGATGGCTGACGGCAGCAAGCCGAAGTCGGTCGGATTCTGGTTCGCCATGGGACATTCGGCGATGGTCTTGGTGATGGCCGTGCTGGTGATCGCCGGAACCAAAGCGGTGAGCACCCTTCTCGACGACGATTCGCCGGTGCGCCGAGGGCTGGGCCTGGCCGGGACGTTGGCTTCTGGCGGGTTCCTGTACCTCATCGCTGCGATCAATATCGTTGCGCTGATCGGCATTTGGCGGGTGTTCGTCGCGCTGCGCAACGGCGAGTTCGACGAGCGGGAACTCGAAGGGGCGCTGGACAACCGTGGGCTGCTGGCCCGGATCCTGCGTCCGATCATGAAGCGCATCAAGCGCCCGATCGGAATGTTCCCGGTGGGCCTGCTCTTCGGGCTGGGCTTCGACACCGCTACCGAGGTGGCGCTGCTGGCGCTGGCCGGGTCGGGGGCCGCTGCCGGGCTGCCCTGGTATGCGGTGCTGGTGTTGCCGGTGCTGTTCGCCGCGGGCATGAGCGTGATGGACACCGCCGACGGACTGTTCATGACGGTGGCCTATGACTGGGCGTTCGCCAACCCCATTCGCAAGATCTACTACAACTTCACGATCACCAGCCTGTCGATCGCGGTGGCGCTACTGATCGGGACCATCGAGCTGGTGTCGGTGCTGCACGACGACCTCGATCTCACCGATCCAGTGACCACGTGGATCAGCTCCATCAGCCTCAACAATGCCGGGTTCGTGATCGTCGGACTGTTCGCGGTCACCTGGCTGTGCGCGGTGACCTACTGGAAGCTCGCGCGCGTCGAGAAACGCTGGAGCACTTAG
- a CDS encoding YcnI family protein → MMNSSTTGKAARVIGYASALSVAAMLAAAPAWAHVHVDADHTTPGDDAVLTFAVPNESDKGAATTEVSVALPDLTEVSAEQIPGWTARLDRNVAAGTVKAVTWTAAPGAGIAPDQFALFRVAVMLPKGDSASFPTTQTYSDGTVVHWDQPTPAGGAEPEHPSPTLALKAESHDDAAMSMPMSTSDNTSRWLAGAALLVAAASLVVTLVTRRRS, encoded by the coding sequence ATGATGAACAGCAGCACTACCGGCAAGGCAGCACGGGTGATCGGGTACGCCTCGGCTCTGAGCGTGGCCGCCATGCTCGCCGCGGCGCCGGCATGGGCGCACGTCCACGTCGACGCCGACCACACCACTCCCGGGGACGACGCCGTTCTGACCTTCGCCGTCCCCAACGAGTCCGACAAGGGAGCGGCCACCACCGAGGTGAGCGTCGCACTCCCAGACCTGACCGAGGTCAGCGCCGAACAGATCCCCGGCTGGACCGCGCGCCTGGATCGCAATGTCGCGGCCGGCACGGTCAAGGCCGTCACGTGGACAGCGGCACCCGGCGCCGGTATCGCTCCCGATCAGTTCGCCCTGTTCCGGGTCGCCGTCATGCTCCCGAAGGGTGACAGCGCCAGCTTCCCCACCACCCAGACCTACAGCGACGGCACCGTCGTGCACTGGGATCAGCCCACCCCGGCCGGCGGTGCCGAACCCGAACATCCCTCTCCCACACTGGCTTTGAAGGCCGAATCCCATGACGACGCCGCCATGTCCATGCCCATGTCGACCTCTGACAACACCTCACGCTGGCTGGCCGGGGCTGCGCTCCTCGTCGCCGCGGCCAGCCTGGTGGTCACGCTGGTGACCCGGCGCCGGTCGTGA
- a CDS encoding copper resistance CopC family protein, with protein MKSAAAAALATLSVIALVGAPVASAHAVRIATEPAADAVLTTGPTQVSATFNERLQTTFSAMTVVGPDGNLWSTGEPQLQGAVISLGVLPLGPVGTYTVNYRVTSADGHVVSGSWPFHLSVAGTGKPGPSASATGNASTSIPIWPFLLAAALALLGGGTWWFLRRS; from the coding sequence GTGAAGTCGGCGGCAGCGGCCGCGCTGGCAACACTGTCCGTGATCGCACTGGTGGGTGCGCCGGTGGCCTCTGCGCACGCGGTGCGCATCGCCACCGAACCGGCAGCCGACGCCGTCCTGACCACCGGACCCACCCAGGTCAGCGCCACGTTCAACGAGCGGTTGCAGACGACGTTCTCGGCCATGACGGTCGTCGGGCCGGACGGAAATCTGTGGTCGACCGGAGAGCCCCAGCTGCAGGGCGCCGTCATCTCACTCGGCGTCCTGCCGCTCGGCCCGGTCGGCACCTACACGGTCAACTACCGGGTGACCTCCGCCGACGGGCATGTGGTCTCGGGCTCGTGGCCCTTTCACCTCAGCGTCGCCGGGACCGGCAAGCCCGGCCCGTCGGCCTCAGCGACCGGCAACGCGTCCACGTCCATTCCCATCTGGCCGTTTCTCCTGGCCGCCGCCCTGGCCCTGCTCGGCGGTGGAACGTGGTGGTTCCTGCGAAGATCCTGA
- the nicT gene encoding Nickel transporter NicT, whose amino-acid sequence MPSSPIAAAPTSGFAQFRRSLSGADRRSLFGMYGFIIALHLIGFGVLFAFVVPEHYRLGGDHPVFSVGVGILAYTFGLRHAFDADHIAAVDNTTRKLIADNLHNSVDRKPLSVGFWFSLGHSTIVFTLAFLLSVGVRALVGPVEDENSPLHTITGLIGPSVSGVFLWIIGILNLIALLGIIKVFRELRQGRYDEAELEKQLDSRGFMNRFLGGLTKSVTKPWHIYPVGVLFGLGFDTATEVGLLVLAGGAAAFNLPFYAILVLPILFAAGMCVMDTTDGVFMNYAYGWAFAKPVRKIFYNLTITSLSVAVALIIGTIELVGVIADRLHIESGPLAAIAAINLDYVGYIIVALFLVSWLLAMSIWRFGRIEERWAANL is encoded by the coding sequence GTGCCCTCCTCGCCGATCGCCGCCGCACCGACTAGCGGCTTTGCCCAGTTTCGGCGTTCCCTGTCGGGGGCTGACCGACGGTCACTGTTCGGGATGTACGGCTTCATCATCGCCCTGCACCTGATCGGCTTCGGGGTCCTGTTCGCCTTCGTGGTACCCGAGCACTACCGGCTCGGCGGCGATCATCCGGTGTTCAGCGTCGGCGTCGGAATCCTGGCCTATACGTTCGGATTACGGCACGCATTCGACGCCGACCACATCGCCGCGGTGGACAACACCACCCGCAAGCTCATCGCCGACAATCTGCACAACAGTGTGGACCGCAAACCCCTCTCGGTCGGATTCTGGTTCTCCCTGGGCCATTCCACCATCGTGTTCACACTGGCCTTCCTGCTCTCGGTGGGCGTGCGGGCGCTCGTCGGCCCGGTCGAGGACGAGAACTCCCCGCTGCACACCATCACCGGCTTGATCGGCCCGTCGGTCTCCGGGGTGTTCCTCTGGATCATCGGAATCCTGAATCTCATTGCCCTGCTGGGGATCATCAAGGTCTTCCGCGAGCTGCGGCAGGGCCGCTACGACGAGGCCGAGCTCGAAAAGCAGCTGGACTCGCGCGGTTTCATGAACCGCTTCCTGGGTGGCCTGACCAAGTCGGTGACCAAGCCGTGGCACATCTACCCCGTCGGCGTGCTGTTCGGCCTCGGCTTCGACACGGCCACCGAAGTGGGGCTGCTGGTGCTGGCCGGCGGCGCGGCCGCCTTCAACTTGCCCTTCTACGCCATTCTGGTGCTGCCGATCCTGTTCGCTGCCGGCATGTGCGTGATGGACACCACCGACGGCGTTTTCATGAACTACGCCTACGGCTGGGCCTTCGCCAAACCCGTCCGCAAGATCTTCTACAACCTGACCATCACCAGCCTGTCGGTGGCTGTCGCCCTCATCATCGGCACGATCGAACTCGTGGGCGTCATCGCCGACCGGCTGCACATCGAATCCGGGCCGCTGGCCGCGATTGCCGCCATCAACCTCGATTACGTCGGGTACATCATCGTCGCGCTGTTCCTGGTGTCCTGGCTGCTCGCCATGTCGATCTGGCGATTCGGCCGCATCGAGGAACGCTGGGCCGCCAATCTCTAG